In Janthinobacterium sp. 67, a genomic segment contains:
- a CDS encoding AraC family transcriptional regulator yields the protein MKQASAPALGDWVKCAEPVHGIERIEAWFQGKAYAMHRHDTYAIGRTLAGVQRFSYRRGQRDSLPGNTMILHPDEAHDGQAGTEAGFRYRMLYIEPALFQDVLGGRALPFIEGGVSTDPRLAAATCALLPHDGHPLEALEQSEALAELAHALAAAAGTPAQRPKGDYLAARRARDYLQAHCTRAVTLEELEAATGRDRWSLSHDFRVFHGTSPYRYLTMRRLEMVRRLPLGGATLASAAMAAGFADQSHMTRHFLKTHGLTPGRWLRYAGGASTR from the coding sequence ATGAAGCAAGCATCAGCACCGGCGCTTGGCGACTGGGTCAAGTGCGCCGAACCGGTACACGGAATCGAACGCATCGAGGCGTGGTTCCAGGGCAAGGCCTATGCCATGCACCGCCACGACACCTACGCCATCGGCCGCACGCTGGCCGGCGTGCAGCGTTTCAGCTATCGCAGGGGTCAGCGCGACAGCCTGCCCGGCAATACCATGATCCTGCATCCCGACGAGGCCCACGATGGCCAGGCCGGTACCGAGGCCGGCTTCCGTTACCGCATGCTGTATATCGAACCGGCGCTGTTCCAGGACGTGCTGGGCGGACGCGCCTTGCCCTTCATCGAAGGCGGCGTGTCGACCGATCCCCGCCTGGCGGCGGCCACCTGCGCCCTGCTGCCGCACGACGGCCATCCGCTCGAAGCGCTGGAACAAAGCGAGGCGCTGGCCGAACTGGCGCATGCGCTGGCGGCGGCGGCCGGCACGCCGGCGCAGCGTCCAAAAGGCGACTACCTGGCGGCGCGGCGCGCGCGCGACTACCTGCAGGCGCACTGCACGCGCGCCGTCACCCTGGAGGAACTCGAAGCGGCGACGGGACGCGACCGCTGGAGCCTGTCGCATGACTTTCGCGTTTTCCATGGCACCAGCCCATACCGCTATCTGACGATGCGGCGCCTGGAAATGGTGCGGCGCCTGCCCTTGGGTGGCGCCACGCTCGCCTCGGCCGCCATGGCGGCAGGCTTTGCCGACCAGAGCCACATGACGCGGCATTTCCTGAAAACCCATGGACTCACGCCCGGCCGCTGGCTGCGTTACGCTGGCGGCGCCAGCACACGCTGA
- a CDS encoding class 1 fructose-bisphosphatase, whose product MKRISLTQYLVEEQRSNNSIPAELRLLIEVVARACKTISHAVSKGALGEVLGTADTENVQGEVQKKLDIISNEILLEANEWGGHLAAMASEEMESIHPIPNRYPKGEYMLLFDPLDGSSNIDVNVSIGTIFSVLKAPEGMGEPTEKDFMQAGAKQVAAGYAVYGPQTMLVLTFGNGVNCFTLDREMGSWVLTQSNMQIPPTTKEFAINMSNARHWHPPVKRYVDELLAGDTGPRGTNFNMRWIASMVADVHRILNRGGIFMYPADLRDTSMPGKLRLMYEANPMAFIVEQAGGAATDGQQRIMDIVPHKLHQRVPVFLGSKDEVARVTAYHAE is encoded by the coding sequence ATGAAACGCATCAGTCTTACGCAATACCTGGTTGAAGAGCAGCGCTCGAACAACAGCATTCCGGCCGAACTGCGCCTGCTGATCGAAGTCGTCGCGCGCGCCTGCAAGACCATCAGCCATGCCGTCAGCAAGGGCGCGCTCGGTGAAGTGCTGGGCACGGCCGACACGGAAAACGTGCAGGGCGAAGTGCAGAAAAAGCTCGACATCATCTCCAACGAGATCCTGCTGGAAGCGAATGAATGGGGCGGCCACCTGGCGGCCATGGCGTCGGAAGAGATGGAGTCGATCCACCCGATCCCGAACCGCTATCCGAAGGGCGAATACATGCTGCTGTTCGACCCGTTGGATGGCTCGTCGAACATCGACGTCAACGTCTCCATCGGCACCATCTTCTCCGTGCTGAAAGCGCCGGAAGGCATGGGCGAGCCGACGGAAAAGGATTTCATGCAGGCAGGCGCCAAGCAAGTGGCGGCCGGCTACGCCGTGTACGGCCCGCAAACCATGCTGGTGCTGACCTTCGGCAATGGCGTGAATTGCTTCACCCTGGACCGCGAGATGGGTTCGTGGGTCCTCACGCAAAGCAATATGCAGATTCCGCCGACGACGAAGGAATTCGCCATCAATATGTCGAACGCGCGCCACTGGCATCCGCCCGTGAAGCGCTATGTCGACGAACTGCTGGCCGGTGACACGGGCCCGCGCGGCACCAACTTCAACATGCGCTGGATCGCCTCGATGGTGGCCGACGTGCACCGCATCCTGAACCGCGGCGGCATCTTCATGTACCCGGCCGACCTGCGCGACACGTCGATGCCGGGCAAGCTGCGCCTGATGTACGAAGCGAACCCGATGGCCTTCATCGTCGAACAGGCTGGCGGCGCCGCCACCGACGGCCAGCAGCGCATCATGGACATCGTCCCGCACAAGCTGCACCAGCGCGTGCCCGTCTTCCTCGGCTCGAAGGACGAAGTGGCCCGCGTCACGGCCTACCACGCTGAGTAA
- the pepN gene encoding aminopeptidase N — MRTDSPQTIYRKDYTPPSFLVDSVELGFDLDPARTVVASRIRMRHNRASTSRSIELHGEHIELVMVRLNGKVLKPSQYKLTAGMLTIPKAPDEVLLDIETVLAPQDNTSLSGLYVSNHNFFTQCEAEGFRRITFFPDRPDVMAKYTVMLRADKEQYPVLLSNGNLIEEGDLGDGRHYAKWEDPFKKPSYLFALVAARLVCQEERYTLKSGREVLLQVWVEEGNLDKTDYAMQSLKNSIRWDEERFGLELDLDRFMIVAVGDFNMGAMENKGLNIFNTKYVLANSRVATDVDYAGIEAVVGHEYFHNWTGNRVTCRDWFQLSLKEGLTVFRDQEFSADMIGTDTGRAVTRIDQVRTLRQAQFPEDAGPMAHPVRPDSFVEINNFYTVTIYEKGAEVVRMYQTLVGRDGFRKGMDLYFERHDGQAVQCDDFRAAMADANGRDFTQFERWYSQAGTPIVSASTRYDAASRTFELTLAQSCPATPGQPKKLPFHIPVTVGLLAADGRDMPLHVDGVAAHGATSVVLELTQASQTFRFTDVMEVPVPSLLRDFSAPVVLEYGYTDAELLHLFRHDSDPVNRWEAGQRLAMERLLKLTAAVAAGETLALDDTFIAAQRALLADDTLDPAFRELALILPSETIIAERMAQVDPQAIHAARQFMRRTIAAALKPELLAQYHANQTPGEYSPDALSAGKRALKNLALSYLLIAPGAQELDLARLQFDNAGNMTDRAAALAALIHSGSQPHAQAALTSFYTDFENEALVVDKWFAMQAAAPTTDVQAVRQLMTHPAFTLKNPNRARSLIFNFTNGNPSQFHAQDGSGYAFWAEQVIALDALNPQVAARLARSMDRWRRYVPALQSPMRDALEKVAGQASLSNDVMEVVSKALAN, encoded by the coding sequence ATGCGCACAGACAGCCCTCAGACGATTTACCGCAAAGATTACACGCCGCCCAGCTTCCTGGTCGACAGCGTCGAACTTGGTTTCGATCTTGATCCCGCCCGCACAGTGGTGGCGAGCCGGATCCGCATGCGCCACAACCGGGCCAGTACCAGCCGCAGCATCGAATTGCACGGCGAACACATCGAACTGGTGATGGTGCGCCTGAATGGCAAGGTGCTGAAACCGTCGCAGTACAAGCTGACGGCCGGCATGCTGACCATCCCCAAGGCACCGGACGAGGTGCTGCTCGATATCGAGACCGTGCTGGCGCCGCAGGACAATACCTCGCTGTCGGGCCTGTACGTATCGAACCATAATTTCTTCACGCAGTGCGAAGCGGAAGGCTTCCGCCGCATCACCTTCTTCCCGGACCGCCCGGACGTGATGGCCAAGTACACGGTCATGCTGCGCGCCGACAAGGAACAATATCCGGTGCTGCTATCGAACGGCAACCTGATCGAAGAGGGCGACCTGGGCGACGGCCGCCATTACGCCAAGTGGGAAGACCCGTTCAAGAAGCCATCGTACCTGTTCGCGCTCGTCGCCGCGCGCCTGGTGTGCCAGGAAGAGCGCTACACCTTGAAGTCGGGCCGCGAAGTGCTGCTGCAAGTGTGGGTGGAAGAGGGCAACCTCGATAAGACCGACTACGCCATGCAGTCGCTGAAAAATTCGATCCGCTGGGACGAGGAACGCTTCGGCCTGGAACTGGACCTGGACCGCTTCATGATCGTCGCCGTGGGCGACTTCAACATGGGCGCCATGGAAAACAAGGGCTTGAACATCTTCAACACCAAGTACGTGCTGGCCAATTCGCGCGTGGCGACCGACGTCGATTACGCGGGCATCGAAGCGGTGGTGGGCCATGAATACTTCCACAACTGGACCGGTAATCGCGTGACGTGCCGCGACTGGTTCCAGCTGTCGCTGAAGGAAGGCTTGACGGTCTTCCGCGACCAGGAATTCTCGGCCGACATGATCGGCACGGACACGGGCCGCGCCGTCACGCGCATCGACCAGGTGCGCACCCTGCGCCAGGCGCAGTTCCCTGAAGACGCGGGTCCGATGGCCCATCCCGTGCGTCCCGACTCCTTTGTCGAGATCAATAACTTTTATACCGTTACTATCTATGAAAAAGGCGCCGAAGTGGTGCGCATGTACCAGACCCTCGTGGGCCGCGATGGCTTCCGCAAGGGCATGGACCTGTATTTTGAACGCCACGATGGCCAGGCCGTCCAGTGCGACGACTTCCGCGCCGCCATGGCCGACGCGAATGGCCGCGACTTCACGCAATTCGAACGCTGGTATAGCCAGGCCGGCACGCCCATCGTCAGCGCTTCCACGCGCTACGATGCGGCCAGCCGGACGTTCGAGCTGACCCTGGCGCAAAGCTGCCCCGCCACGCCGGGCCAGCCGAAAAAACTGCCGTTCCACATTCCCGTCACCGTCGGCTTGCTGGCTGCCGATGGCCGCGATATGCCGCTGCACGTCGATGGCGTGGCAGCCCATGGCGCCACCAGCGTCGTGCTGGAATTGACGCAGGCGTCGCAGACTTTCCGCTTCACGGACGTGATGGAAGTGCCCGTGCCGTCGCTGCTGCGCGACTTTTCCGCGCCCGTGGTGCTCGAATACGGCTATACGGACGCCGAGTTGCTGCACTTGTTCCGCCACGACAGCGACCCCGTGAACCGCTGGGAAGCGGGCCAACGCCTGGCCATGGAGCGCCTGCTGAAACTGACGGCCGCCGTTGCCGCCGGCGAGACCCTGGCGCTGGACGACACCTTCATCGCAGCGCAGCGCGCCTTGCTGGCCGACGACACGCTCGATCCCGCCTTCCGCGAGCTGGCCCTGATCCTGCCGTCGGAAACCATCATCGCCGAGCGCATGGCGCAAGTCGACCCGCAAGCGATCCACGCGGCGCGCCAGTTCATGCGCCGCACGATTGCCGCGGCCCTGAAGCCGGAACTGCTGGCGCAGTACCACGCCAACCAGACGCCGGGCGAGTACAGCCCCGACGCCCTGTCGGCCGGCAAGCGCGCGCTGAAGAACCTGGCCCTGTCGTATCTGCTGATCGCGCCAGGCGCGCAAGAGCTGGACCTGGCGCGTCTGCAGTTCGACAATGCCGGCAACATGACGGACCGCGCCGCGGCGCTGGCGGCGCTGATTCATTCCGGCTCGCAGCCGCATGCGCAGGCGGCCCTGACCAGTTTCTATACCGACTTCGAGAACGAGGCGCTGGTGGTCGACAAGTGGTTCGCCATGCAGGCCGCCGCGCCCACGACCGACGTGCAAGCCGTGCGCCAGCTGATGACGCATCCGGCCTTCACCCTGAAAAATCCGAACCGCGCGCGCAGCCTGATCTTCAATTTCACCAACGGCAATCCATCGCAGTTCCATGCGCAAGACGGCAGCGGCTACGCCTTCTGGGCCGAGCAGGTCATCGCCCTCGACGCCCTGAACCCGCAAGTGGCGGCCCGCCTGGCGCGCTCGATGGACCGCTGGCGCCGTTACGTGCCCGCGCTGCAAAGCCCCATGCGCGACGCGCTGGAAAAAGTCGCCGGCCAGGCCAGCTTGTCGAACGACGTGATGGAAGTGGTCAGCAAGGCGCTGGCCAATTGA
- a CDS encoding DMT family transporter, with translation MSSSSPQATPSSLPRSVYLGGLAIAVGGAVLFSTKAIVAKLLYRYQIDAVTLIAFRMIFSLPVFAVIAYWKMRTEPPLSNRDRLRLVGLGLVGYYLSSYLDFLGLQYISVGLERLILFLTPTFVLLITTVYFKQSISRLQWLALLTSYCGIVLVFVHDLQGGASNVALGSTLVLGSACSYAVYLLGSGELVKRIGSMRLVSYAMCVASFACIAQFFILRPVELLIQPMPVYGLSLLNGIFCTVMPVFMTMIAVERIGAPVASQAGMIGPVSTLFLGAMILDEPITNWQLAGTSLVLAGIYLLSKKK, from the coding sequence ATGAGCTCCAGTTCCCCGCAAGCAACCCCGTCTTCGCTTCCCCGTTCCGTCTACCTCGGTGGCCTGGCCATCGCCGTGGGCGGGGCGGTGCTGTTTTCCACCAAGGCCATCGTCGCCAAGCTGCTGTACCGCTACCAGATCGACGCCGTTACCCTGATCGCCTTCAGGATGATCTTTTCGCTGCCCGTGTTCGCCGTCATCGCGTACTGGAAGATGCGCACGGAGCCGCCGTTATCAAACCGCGACCGCCTGCGCCTCGTCGGGCTGGGTCTCGTCGGCTATTACCTGTCCAGCTATCTGGATTTCCTGGGCCTGCAATACATTTCCGTGGGGCTCGAGCGCCTGATCCTGTTCCTCACGCCCACCTTCGTGCTCCTGATTACCACCGTGTACTTCAAGCAGAGCATCAGCCGCCTGCAGTGGCTGGCCTTGCTCACCTCCTACTGCGGCATCGTGCTCGTGTTCGTGCACGACTTGCAGGGCGGGGCCAGCAATGTGGCGCTGGGTTCGACCCTGGTGCTGGGCTCGGCCTGTTCGTATGCCGTGTATCTGCTGGGCTCGGGTGAACTGGTGAAACGCATCGGTTCGATGCGTCTGGTCAGCTACGCGATGTGCGTGGCCAGCTTTGCCTGCATCGCCCAGTTTTTCATTTTGCGCCCTGTCGAACTGCTGATACAGCCCATGCCCGTGTATGGTTTGTCATTGCTCAATGGCATCTTTTGCACGGTGATGCCCGTCTTCATGACAATGATCGCCGTCGAGCGCATCGGCGCGCCCGTCGCTTCGCAGGCGGGCATGATCGGCCCCGTGTCGACCCTGTTCCTGGGCGCCATGATCCTCGACGAACCGATCACCAACTGGCAACTGGCTGGCACCAGCCTGGTATTGGCCGGTATTTACTTGCTGTCGAAAAAGAAATAA
- a CDS encoding methylglyoxal synthase — MKTRIALIAHDKKKDDMITLAGEYLDFLKGCELSATGTTGGRLINELGLAVERKHSGPFGGDLQIGSLLVEGLIDCVIFLRDPMTPQPHEPDINALVRACDVHNVACATNLSSAHLVLSQLQARASAAA, encoded by the coding sequence ATGAAAACACGCATCGCCCTGATTGCCCACGACAAGAAAAAAGATGACATGATTACCCTGGCGGGCGAATACCTGGATTTCTTGAAGGGTTGCGAACTGTCGGCCACGGGCACCACGGGCGGGCGCCTGATCAATGAACTGGGGCTGGCGGTCGAGCGCAAGCATTCGGGTCCGTTCGGCGGCGACTTGCAGATCGGCTCGCTGCTGGTGGAAGGCTTGATCGATTGCGTGATCTTCCTGCGCGACCCGATGACGCCGCAGCCGCACGAGCCGGACATCAACGCCCTGGTGCGCGCCTGCGACGTGCACAACGTGGCGTGCGCAACGAATCTGTCGTCGGCGCACCTGGTGCTGTCGCAGCTGCAGGCGCGCGCCAGCGCGGCCGCCTGA
- a CDS encoding cupin domain-containing protein gives MPDTTTTRGQGQSIDLAGKIDLIDGHWQPRVIAEMNDYQFKVVKVFGQFQWHRHADTDETFIVLDGELRIALRGPGYAQGHAIVLTAGQMAVVPKGVEHKPCALAETRLLLIEPRGVVNTGDGGAGERTVENDQWI, from the coding sequence ATGCCAGACACCACCACCACGCGCGGCCAGGGCCAGTCCATCGACCTGGCAGGCAAGATCGACCTGATCGACGGGCATTGGCAGCCGCGCGTCATCGCCGAAATGAATGACTACCAGTTCAAGGTCGTCAAGGTATTCGGTCAATTCCAGTGGCACCGGCATGCCGATACGGATGAAACCTTCATCGTGCTGGACGGCGAATTGCGCATCGCCCTGCGCGGCCCTGGCTATGCGCAAGGACACGCCATCGTGCTGACTGCCGGCCAGATGGCGGTGGTGCCCAAGGGCGTGGAACACAAGCCGTGCGCCCTTGCCGAAACGAGGCTGCTGCTGATCGAGCCGCGCGGCGTGGTCAACACGGGCGACGGCGGCGCGGGCGAGCGCACGGTGGAGAACGATCAGTGGATATGA
- a CDS encoding quinone oxidoreductase family protein: MSATITTKAIRVQRTGGPEVMEYVDVELPPPGPGEARVKHEAIGLNFIDVYFRTGLYPQPLPNGLGVEGAGIVEAVGEGVTEVKVGDRVAYAARINGAYAQQRNLPAALLLVLPERIAFDTAAAMMLQGLTVQYLFHRTVALKAGDTILFHAAAGGVGLIACQWAKVLGVNLIGTAGSDDKVALAKAHGAAHVINYNTENFVERVREITGGKGVSVVYDSIGKDTFIGSLDCLAPLGMMVSFGNASGPVPAFTLSELASRGSLFLTRPALFSYASNRANLEEMATSLFGVVSSGEVQIEINQRYSLAHIAQAHTDLEARKTTGSTVIVP; encoded by the coding sequence ATGAGCGCAACGATTACCACCAAGGCCATCCGCGTGCAGCGCACGGGCGGCCCGGAAGTGATGGAATACGTGGACGTGGAACTGCCGCCGCCCGGTCCCGGTGAGGCGCGCGTGAAACACGAGGCCATCGGCCTCAACTTCATCGACGTGTATTTCCGCACGGGCCTGTACCCGCAGCCGCTGCCCAATGGTCTCGGCGTCGAGGGCGCGGGCATCGTCGAGGCGGTGGGCGAGGGCGTCACGGAAGTGAAGGTCGGCGACCGGGTGGCGTATGCGGCGCGCATCAATGGCGCGTATGCGCAGCAGCGCAACCTGCCGGCGGCTCTGCTGCTGGTACTGCCCGAGCGCATCGCTTTCGATACGGCGGCCGCCATGATGCTGCAAGGCTTGACGGTGCAATACCTGTTCCACCGCACGGTGGCCCTGAAGGCGGGCGACACCATCCTGTTCCACGCGGCCGCGGGCGGCGTGGGCCTGATCGCCTGCCAGTGGGCGAAAGTGCTGGGCGTGAACCTGATCGGCACGGCCGGTTCCGATGACAAGGTGGCGCTGGCCAAGGCGCATGGCGCGGCACACGTCATCAACTACAACACGGAAAACTTCGTCGAGCGCGTGCGCGAGATCACGGGCGGCAAGGGTGTCTCCGTCGTCTACGATTCCATCGGCAAGGATACGTTCATCGGCTCGCTCGACTGCCTGGCGCCGCTGGGCATGATGGTCAGCTTCGGCAACGCGTCTGGCCCCGTGCCGGCGTTTACGCTGAGCGAGCTGGCCTCGCGCGGTTCGCTGTTCCTCACGCGTCCGGCCCTGTTCAGCTATGCCTCGAACCGCGCCAACCTGGAAGAGATGGCCACCTCGCTGTTCGGCGTCGTCAGCAGCGGCGAAGTGCAGATCGAGATCAACCAGCGCTACAGCCTGGCCCATATCGCCCAGGCGCACACGGACCTGGAAGCGCGCAAGACGACCGGTTCGACCGTCATCGTGCCATGA
- a CDS encoding alkaline phosphatase D family protein, protein MDRRQFLKLGGFITVSVATVGLAACGSTDYSDPGVPLASGGDWKFPQSVASGDPRADSAMLWTRVVPASFDAVAPAVAGKADVAVRLIVSAADNTAALGGNTVLAGTPIVDAKLPLKADFDNTLRHKVTGLQPGQVYFYQFIAGDVRSNVGRFKTAPAATSDVAQLQFAYLTCQDWSINHWGALSHIAANENLDFIVHLGDYIYETVGEGFQSGAVESRHDQLKLPDGTFKSGTSGAKYATTVADYRYLYKKYRTDARLQAVHERFAFIAIWDDHEFTDDAWQDASTYEGIVALDGSDLHQPVRRRSANQAWFEYMPADVTFDGAATTFQNIQIYRDFQFGKLMQLVMTDERLYRADHAIAESTINPATGKPLGSIGSRYLVPQALFDSVEGQKMAAATKAGADPLAAVGMLGSTQRDWWKSKMKAATSTWKLWGNEVSLLRMGLNGTDAIATLLALSAMSKVGQAIASTLPLVGGSVPLASAIVAASTAGAAQNVAQAAAMAIAGAAANASAQGAAAVGAGLSAAQAGITVAAYNSASPAAAAQVIAFGWIKPDVQAKGAASSFVAASGQQAALAPFFTRFLLNCDQWDGYNSERKNLMAHLKTNAIGNVVALTGDIHSFFAGTVSDDFDAAGGGTPVMVDLVSAGVSSDSFFSYLKSAAGSMGDIGTLVSYPLAIPVTGLGTVNLDINLLDYTMGKAAPTVDSLLEQLRVQLRGALAAKGVPEAQLDATVAAVQAGLKASTDFSTTLLGLAQQLSGLGNNPWIKHLNTDAQGYTVVTVTPGKLVAQFKQVNKLIGTAAPSNVIARVTTATVTAGAAAVVVS, encoded by the coding sequence ATGGACAGACGGCAATTTCTGAAATTGGGCGGCTTCATTACCGTCTCCGTGGCCACCGTCGGCCTGGCCGCCTGCGGCAGCACCGACTACAGCGATCCCGGCGTGCCGCTGGCCTCGGGCGGCGACTGGAAATTCCCGCAAAGCGTGGCCTCGGGCGACCCGCGCGCCGACAGCGCCATGCTGTGGACGCGCGTCGTGCCCGCCAGTTTCGACGCCGTCGCGCCCGCCGTGGCCGGCAAGGCCGACGTGGCCGTGCGCCTGATCGTCAGCGCCGCCGACAATACGGCCGCCCTGGGCGGCAACACGGTCCTGGCCGGCACGCCCATCGTCGACGCGAAACTGCCCCTGAAAGCCGATTTCGACAATACCCTGCGCCACAAGGTGACGGGCCTGCAGCCGGGCCAGGTGTATTTTTACCAGTTCATCGCCGGCGACGTGCGCTCGAACGTGGGCCGCTTCAAGACGGCGCCCGCCGCCACTAGCGACGTGGCGCAGCTGCAGTTCGCCTACCTGACGTGCCAGGACTGGAGCATCAACCACTGGGGCGCGCTGTCGCACATCGCGGCCAATGAAAACCTCGATTTCATCGTCCACCTGGGCGACTACATCTATGAAACGGTGGGCGAGGGCTTCCAGAGCGGGGCCGTGGAAAGCCGCCACGACCAGCTGAAACTGCCGGACGGCACGTTCAAGAGCGGCACGTCCGGCGCGAAATACGCGACCACCGTGGCCGATTACCGCTACCTGTACAAGAAATACCGCACCGATGCGCGCCTGCAAGCCGTGCACGAGCGCTTTGCCTTCATCGCCATCTGGGATGACCATGAATTCACGGACGACGCCTGGCAGGATGCGTCCACCTACGAAGGCATCGTGGCGCTTGACGGCAGCGATCTGCACCAGCCGGTCCGCCGCCGCAGCGCCAACCAGGCCTGGTTCGAATACATGCCGGCCGACGTCACGTTCGATGGCGCCGCGACCACGTTCCAGAACATCCAGATCTATCGCGATTTCCAGTTCGGCAAACTGATGCAGCTGGTGATGACGGACGAGCGCCTGTACCGCGCCGACCATGCGATCGCCGAGTCGACCATCAACCCGGCCACGGGCAAGCCGCTGGGCAGCATCGGCAGCCGCTACCTGGTGCCGCAAGCGCTGTTCGACAGCGTGGAAGGGCAGAAAATGGCGGCCGCCACCAAGGCCGGCGCCGACCCGCTGGCCGCTGTCGGCATGCTGGGCAGCACGCAGCGCGACTGGTGGAAAAGCAAGATGAAGGCGGCGACCTCCACCTGGAAACTGTGGGGCAATGAAGTGTCCCTGCTGCGCATGGGCTTGAATGGCACGGATGCGATCGCCACCTTGCTGGCGCTGAGCGCCATGAGCAAGGTGGGCCAGGCCATCGCCAGCACCCTGCCTTTGGTGGGCGGCAGCGTGCCGCTGGCGTCCGCCATCGTGGCAGCTTCCACGGCGGGCGCGGCGCAAAACGTGGCGCAAGCGGCGGCCATGGCCATTGCCGGCGCGGCAGCGAACGCCAGCGCCCAGGGCGCCGCTGCCGTGGGCGCCGGCTTGAGCGCGGCCCAGGCCGGCATCACGGTGGCCGCCTACAACAGCGCCTCGCCGGCCGCCGCCGCGCAAGTGATCGCCTTCGGCTGGATCAAGCCCGACGTGCAGGCCAAGGGCGCGGCCTCGAGCTTTGTCGCCGCATCGGGCCAGCAAGCGGCGCTGGCGCCATTCTTCACGCGCTTCCTGCTCAATTGCGACCAGTGGGACGGCTACAACAGCGAGCGCAAGAACCTGATGGCGCATCTGAAAACGAACGCCATCGGCAACGTGGTGGCGCTGACCGGCGATATCCACTCGTTCTTTGCCGGCACCGTCAGCGACGATTTCGACGCGGCAGGCGGCGGCACGCCCGTCATGGTGGACCTGGTGTCGGCCGGCGTCAGCTCGGACTCTTTCTTCAGCTACCTGAAGTCGGCGGCCGGCAGCATGGGCGATATCGGCACCCTCGTCAGCTATCCGCTGGCCATTCCCGTCACGGGCCTGGGCACGGTCAATCTCGACATCAACCTGCTCGACTACACCATGGGCAAGGCGGCGCCCACCGTCGACAGCCTGCTGGAGCAATTGCGTGTGCAGCTGCGCGGCGCCTTGGCCGCCAAGGGCGTACCGGAAGCGCAACTGGACGCGACGGTCGCCGCCGTGCAGGCCGGCTTGAAAGCGAGCACTGACTTCAGCACGACCCTGCTGGGCCTGGCGCAGCAATTGTCCGGCCTGGGCAACAACCCGTGGATCAAGCATCTGAACACGGATGCGCAGGGCTACACGGTGGTCACTGTAACGCCGGGCAAGCTGGTGGCGCAGTTCAAGCAGGTGAATAAGCTGATCGGTACGGCGGCACCGTCGAACGTGATTGCCCGCGTGACGACGGCGACGGTGACGGCGGGCGCGGCGGCGGTGGTTGTCTCCTAA
- a CDS encoding DUF4136 domain-containing protein: MKRYLTIMMAALTVLLTGCATTIRSDVTVFHEWPAQLQDKSYVFEAPVAENDTLEYRSYQNLVRAELAKHGFGEASGPAAANLRVAMDFSTVDYPERVLQTTDPFWYGPGYWPGRYGYRYGAWPGYGRFGYNPYWYGPLDVEESVRHKYERELRITINDRNGKKLYDVTVQSTSNKRATSQVMPAMVASAFADFPGQSGVPRKVEVKIE, from the coding sequence ATGAAACGTTATCTCACCATCATGATGGCCGCATTGACCGTGTTGCTGACCGGATGCGCCACCACCATACGCAGCGATGTGACCGTCTTCCATGAATGGCCTGCGCAATTGCAGGACAAATCATATGTATTCGAAGCGCCAGTGGCGGAAAACGATACGCTGGAATACCGCAGCTACCAGAACCTGGTGCGCGCGGAACTGGCAAAACACGGCTTCGGCGAAGCTTCCGGCCCTGCGGCAGCCAATTTGCGCGTAGCAATGGATTTCTCCACCGTCGATTATCCTGAGCGCGTGCTGCAGACCACGGACCCATTCTGGTATGGCCCCGGCTACTGGCCTGGCCGCTATGGCTACCGCTACGGCGCATGGCCAGGCTATGGCCGCTTCGGCTACAACCCCTACTGGTATGGCCCGCTGGACGTGGAAGAAAGCGTGCGCCACAAATACGAACGCGAATTGCGCATCACGATCAACGACCGCAACGGCAAGAAACTGTACGACGTGACCGTGCAATCGACCAGCAACAAGCGCGCCACGTCGCAAGTGATGCCGGCCATGGTGGCCAGCGCCTTTGCCGATTTCCCCGGCCAGAGCGGCGTGCCCCGTAAAGTCGAAGTCAAGATAGAGTAA